The nucleotide sequence GTCGACGCCGTCGGCGACGCCGCCCATGGACCAGGCATGGCCGCCTGTCACGGTGATCGGCGCGTTCGCGACCAGCATCCGGGGGGTGGCGTGGGGGAGTGTGGTGAGCCGATCGCGTATCTCGGTTCCCAGGGTGCCGGGTGCCCCGAGGTCGCGGGCGGTGGTGACGCCGGCGTCGAGCAGCCGCTGTGCGTTGGCCACCATCGTCCGGCGCAAGGCGTCCTGGTCCGAGGACATCCCCACGAGCAGACCGCTCGAGGTCGGATCCTGGCACAGGTGCACATGGCAGTCGATGAGTCCGGGCATCAAGGTGGTGTCCCCGAGGTCGGTGACCGTCTCGGCGGTGCTTGCCCAGGCCGGTGCGGAGCCGCCGGGCCCGGCGTAGGCGATCGTGTCGCCTTCGACGCACACCACCGCGTCGTGGATCAGCGGTGCGGAGGACTCGGTCAGAAGTCTGGCAGCAGTGAGGGTGGTACGGGTGGTCACGACTGCCTCCGGTAGTCCTTGATCGCCGCGCACAGGCGGTCGATGTCGTCGCTGGTGTTGTAGTAGTGGAAGGCGACGCGCAGGTTCGATCCGCGCGGTGCGGTGACGATCCGGCGGGTGGCCAGGAAGGCCGCCAAGGTGTCCGGGTCGGTGTCGGCCACCGCGACCTGCGGTCCGGGCCGGGCACCGGGGGCCGGCCGGCTCAGCGTCTCGCCCGCCTCGGTCAGCCGGGCACCGGCTTCGGCAACCAGGTTCTCGACGTGTTCCCACCGGGTGGTCGGGTCGACCTGGTTGAGTGTTTCGATTCCGGCCCGCGCCGCGTACACCGAGGGGATGGCGAGCGTACCGGATTCGAAGCGGCGGGCCTCCTCGGGGAAATCGAGGCCGGTCGGATCGAAGTCGAACGGGTTGGGACGTCCGAACCAGCCGGTCATCCGTGGCGGATGCTGGTCCGTGACACCGGACCGGGCGAAGAGCGCGGCGATCCCGGCAAGGCCCAGCATGTACTTCAGCGTGCCGAAGACGAGGTAGTCGCAGTCGATCTCGGCCACGTCGATCGGGACCACGCCGGCCGCCTGGTAGGCATCGACCAGCACGCGCGCCCCCACCGCACGCGCGTGTTTGGCGATCTCGTTGACCGGCTGGAGGGATCCGTTCGTGTACAAGGCCAGCGGGACCGACACCAGCCGGGTGCTGTCATCGATTTGGGCGCGGTAGGCCTCCACCACACCCAGCGTGTGCATCGCCTCCTGGCCGACCCACCGAACCTCGCCCGGCCCCGGACGCTGGGCGTGCAGCACCTGACCGACGCTCGGGAACTCCGCGGCCATCGAGACGATCACACCGCCTCCTGCGAAGTCCACCGCGTTGGCCACCTGGAAGGCGCCGTGCGATGCGGAAGGCACGAGGGCGACCTCGCTGGTGGACGCGTTGAGGAAGCCTGCCACCGCGGTGCGCAGTCGCTCCACCTCCACCATCCAGTCACCCCACGGCGCGCCCTGATCACGCAGCGCGTAGGCCATTTCAGCCAGCGCCGTGGTGACACCGGCGGAGATGGCGCCCTGACTGCACGAGGCCAGGTGCGTGGTGTCGACCATGCTGGGGAACTGTGCCCGAAACCGGTCGGGATCCATGAGTCGCCTCCGTGAGCAACGTCTTTACAGATTCAGCCACAGTGAACACGCGTCAGCGTGGCTGCGCAACACCGGAAAGATATCTGCGTCCGAAGGGTTGACGGTGGGGCGTGCGTCACTCACATTGATGCAAATTCATCTCGGCTGAACACGTAGGCGGCGTTCGGTCAAGCCGAGTCAAGGCCATGTGCTGATCGGAGTAGCATGTCTAGACCACTAACCCCCGTGGCCGGGTCCACCCCCCGGCGCCGCTGGCACTGGCTCCTGCTGGCGGTCCCGCCCGTGTGGTGCATCGGCGTGATTCCCCTGGTCAACCGCGTCGACTACGTCCTTGGCTCGATCCCGTTCCTGCTGGTGTGGATGACACTCGGTGTCCTGATCGGATCGGCCGCCCTCGCGGGCGTCTACCTCGTCGACCGCTCCCGCGGCGACGCGGACCGGGTTTAGGGGCGGGACATGGCACTCTTCCTTGCCTTCGTGATCGCGGTCGGTTCCATCGTGTGGGGAGCCGTGGCAGCCGCCCGCGGCCGGACGATGAACATGCAGGAGTGGTCCGTGGGCGGGCGGCGCTTCGGCACCCTGCTGTTCTGGTTCCTGCTCGTCGGGGAAACGTTCACCACGTCCGCGCTGCTCGGCGCGTCTCAGGGAGTCTTCAGCAACGGCGCGCCCGGCTTCTTCGTCCTTGGCACCGTGGTCCTCAATGCCACGGTCGGCTACTGGATGGTCCCCAAGATCTGGCGCGCGGGTAAGCGGCGTGGGCTGGTGACCATGGCGGACTACTTCACCGCGCGATTCGAGGCGCCGTGGTTCGGTGGCCTGATCGCCGTGTTCGGCATCGTGGTCCTGCTGCTCTACGGCCAACTGCAGCTGACCGGACTGGGCCTCATCCTGGGCAGCCTGTTCGGTACCGGGGTGCCGACGGTTGCCTACATTGTGGCCGGCGGTGTCCTGGTGGCCGCGTTCGTCCTGGTCGGAGGCATGCGCAGTGCCGCTTACACGGCGATCGTCAAGGACATTCTCCTGGTCGTGGTCCTGATCGTGATCGCCGTCGGCGCGGCGAAGGCGGCCGGCGTCCACGGTCTGCCGGGCATCTTCGACGGTGTCAAGGACGCCCACCCCGCGGCGGCCACTCTCCCGGGAATCCTCGGAGACGCCGCGACGAACACCTGGTGGTGGATGAGCTTCCTGCTGCTCACTCCGCTGGGCGCCTTCGCCCTGCCCCATGTGTTCCAGGTGTCCTACAGCGCCAAGGACGTGACGACGATCCGCCGCAACCAGGTGATCCAGCCGTTGTACTCGCTGTTCTACGTCCTGATCGTCGTCATCGCGTTCGCCGCGCTGCTCGCGCTGCCGCACCTGGGCGCCGACCAGGCCAATCAGTCCCTGCTGCTGTTCGTGCAGGAGAAGTATCCGGACTGGGTCATCGGCGTCCTCGGAGGCGTGGGCATCCTCGTGGCACTCGTGCCCACCGCGGTGCTCATGCTCGCGGCCAGCAGCCTGCTGAGCAGCAACGTGATCGGCGCGGTATCGCCACGGTGGTCGTCGTCGCTGCCGCTGACCCGGTTCGGTGTGGTCGTGTTCACCGGCCTGTCGGTGCTCCTGGCCGCCACCAGCAACGACCAGCTGCTCACCGTCATGACCAGCGTATACAGCGCTGTCGGCCAGTTGGCACCCGCGTTGTTCCTGTCCATGATGTGGCGACGGGTCACCGCACAGGGACTGGCCGCCGGTGCCATCTGCGGCGGGCTGATCGTCGGCGTCCCCGCCCTGGGCTCCG is from Streptomyces hygroscopicus and encodes:
- a CDS encoding sodium:solute symporter: MALFLAFVIAVGSIVWGAVAAARGRTMNMQEWSVGGRRFGTLLFWFLLVGETFTTSALLGASQGVFSNGAPGFFVLGTVVLNATVGYWMVPKIWRAGKRRGLVTMADYFTARFEAPWFGGLIAVFGIVVLLLYGQLQLTGLGLILGSLFGTGVPTVAYIVAGGVLVAAFVLVGGMRSAAYTAIVKDILLVVVLIVIAVGAAKAAGVHGLPGIFDGVKDAHPAAATLPGILGDAATNTWWWMSFLLLTPLGAFALPHVFQVSYSAKDVTTIRRNQVIQPLYSLFYVLIVVIAFAALLALPHLGADQANQSLLLFVQEKYPDWVIGVLGGVGILVALVPTAVLMLAASSLLSSNVIGAVSPRWSSSLPLTRFGVVVFTGLSVLLAATSNDQLLTVMTSVYSAVGQLAPALFLSMMWRRVTAQGLAAGAICGGLIVGVPALGSVVLQAVPAGMVVGLPALVINLVVTVVVTLATAPPSDTAIDVGIEEGTPPDPRGTKEASLAG
- a CDS encoding aminotransferase; the encoded protein is MDPDRFRAQFPSMVDTTHLASCSQGAISAGVTTALAEMAYALRDQGAPWGDWMVEVERLRTAVAGFLNASTSEVALVPSASHGAFQVANAVDFAGGGVIVSMAAEFPSVGQVLHAQRPGPGEVRWVGQEAMHTLGVVEAYRAQIDDSTRLVSVPLALYTNGSLQPVNEIAKHARAVGARVLVDAYQAAGVVPIDVAEIDCDYLVFGTLKYMLGLAGIAALFARSGVTDQHPPRMTGWFGRPNPFDFDPTGLDFPEEARRFESGTLAIPSVYAARAGIETLNQVDPTTRWEHVENLVAEAGARLTEAGETLSRPAPGARPGPQVAVADTDPDTLAAFLATRRIVTAPRGSNLRVAFHYYNTSDDIDRLCAAIKDYRRQS